A part of Halodesulfovibrio marinisediminis DSM 17456 genomic DNA contains:
- a CDS encoding L,D-transpeptidase family protein, translating into MRLLPYLFSFCLCFSISIVPAFAGWQAVVPEEAGKLPMLVAVDKSRQSAQFFGQKASELSSQKVPCSSGQVKGDKQREGDRKTPEGIYFVEKRRTSGLDYALYGQEAYTLNYPNPVDKLREKNGHGIWIHGRGTPIVPRETKGCIALNNPDIADLYTKVTVNTPVILAEQVVPYFRSESEFNELKEKTFQWVAAWQDRSPEYLQMFSPEAFTKSMKKPFSSFKQQKERLFSRLPWIITWTNNVNVLQGPDYWVTWFDQYYHAPNLVTQGVRRLYWQKNSDGEFVIVGMEWKERKIGIEKAYLDAVAASVHNFLDTWVTDWKNGTVDKYISRYAIKAVQGSHRGVNAIANHKRKLWQQKKPAKIVLSDIKMSMSRRGLEVTMNQYYEDSTGYSDQGTKTLVLLPKDGQWVIVIEEWRS; encoded by the coding sequence ATGCGCTTGCTTCCGTACCTCTTTTCATTTTGCCTTTGTTTTAGCATTTCCATTGTTCCCGCCTTTGCTGGTTGGCAGGCCGTTGTTCCTGAAGAAGCTGGAAAGCTTCCAATGCTTGTTGCAGTTGATAAATCCAGACAATCTGCTCAGTTCTTTGGTCAAAAGGCCAGCGAGCTTTCTTCGCAAAAAGTTCCTTGCAGTTCCGGACAGGTGAAAGGGGATAAGCAGCGTGAGGGAGACAGAAAGACCCCTGAAGGTATCTACTTTGTAGAAAAAAGGCGTACTAGTGGGTTAGACTATGCTTTATACGGTCAGGAAGCATATACTCTTAATTATCCTAACCCTGTAGATAAGCTTCGAGAGAAGAATGGGCATGGCATTTGGATACACGGAAGGGGCACACCTATTGTTCCTAGAGAAACAAAAGGATGTATTGCTTTAAATAATCCGGATATTGCCGATCTATATACCAAGGTGACAGTTAATACTCCTGTAATTTTAGCCGAACAGGTAGTACCGTATTTTCGTTCTGAATCTGAATTTAACGAATTGAAAGAAAAAACGTTTCAGTGGGTTGCCGCATGGCAGGATCGTTCTCCAGAATATTTGCAAATGTTCTCACCCGAGGCATTTACAAAAAGTATGAAGAAGCCTTTTTCTTCTTTCAAACAACAAAAGGAACGTCTTTTTTCTCGACTTCCATGGATTATTACATGGACGAATAACGTTAATGTGCTTCAGGGACCTGATTACTGGGTAACATGGTTTGACCAATACTACCATGCCCCAAACCTTGTAACGCAAGGTGTACGCCGTTTGTACTGGCAGAAGAACAGCGACGGTGAGTTTGTAATTGTGGGCATGGAATGGAAAGAAAGGAAAATAGGTATAGAGAAGGCGTATCTTGACGCTGTCGCTGCAAGTGTGCATAACTTTCTTGATACTTGGGTCACTGACTGGAAAAACGGAACAGTGGATAAGTACATTAGTAGGTATGCGATCAAAGCCGTACAAGGATCGCATCGGGGTGTTAATGCCATAGCAAATCATAAGCGTAAGCTGTGGCAGCAAAAAAAGCCTGCTAAGATTGTGCTTTCAGACATCAAAATGTCTATGTCCCGACGGGGGCTTGAAGTAACCATGAACCAATACTATGAAGATAGTACCGGTTACTCAGATCAAGGGACTAAGACATTGGTCTTACTGCCAAAAGATGGCCAATGGGTCATCGTAATTGAAGAGTGGAGATCCTGA
- the purB gene encoding adenylosuccinate lyase, translated as MIERYTRPEMGQLWTLENKFRVWLEVEIAVCEAWHRLGEIDDESMKQIREKADFDVDRILEIEETTRHDVIAFLTAVEEKVGPAARFIHLGCTSSDIVDTANGVLLSRAGDIILKDFEKLLETLKTIAHENKGRLCMGRTHGIHAEPTSFGLKMAGFYAEFKRHYERFKAAVEGIRVGKISGAVGTMAMIPAEVETITCEVLGLAVDPISTQVINRDRYAAYFTALAVAAGGIERLCVELRHLQRTEVLEAEEGFRKGQKGSSAMPHKKNPISAENLTGLSRLIRTNSVSAMENQALWHERDISHSSVERVIMPDTTILMNYMLNRLCNLISNLRVIPENMDRNLVGSMGLFFSQRVLLGLVDTGMGRQDAYVMVQKCAMESWDTKQLFEDLVRKDPEISARIAPEKMDEIFDAKYYLRHEDLIFDRVFNS; from the coding sequence ATGATCGAACGTTATACTCGCCCCGAAATGGGTCAGCTCTGGACGCTTGAAAACAAATTCCGCGTCTGGCTCGAAGTTGAAATCGCTGTTTGTGAGGCGTGGCACCGCCTTGGCGAAATCGATGATGAAAGTATGAAGCAGATTCGTGAGAAGGCCGATTTTGACGTGGACCGTATTCTTGAGATTGAGGAAACTACTCGTCACGATGTGATTGCATTCCTCACTGCTGTAGAAGAGAAAGTTGGCCCTGCGGCTCGCTTTATCCACCTCGGCTGTACTTCTTCCGACATTGTGGACACAGCTAACGGCGTTCTGCTTTCCCGCGCAGGTGATATCATTCTCAAAGATTTTGAAAAATTACTTGAGACCCTGAAAACCATCGCGCATGAGAACAAAGGTCGTCTGTGCATGGGACGTACCCACGGTATTCATGCAGAGCCTACCAGCTTCGGTTTGAAGATGGCTGGCTTCTATGCTGAGTTCAAGCGTCACTACGAACGTTTCAAAGCTGCTGTTGAAGGCATTCGTGTCGGTAAAATTTCCGGTGCGGTAGGTACAATGGCAATGATTCCAGCGGAAGTTGAAACTATCACTTGCGAAGTGCTCGGTCTTGCTGTGGATCCTATTTCCACACAGGTAATCAACCGTGACCGTTACGCTGCGTACTTCACAGCCCTTGCTGTTGCAGCAGGCGGTATTGAGCGTCTTTGTGTTGAACTGCGCCACTTGCAGCGTACCGAAGTGCTTGAAGCTGAGGAAGGTTTCCGCAAAGGTCAGAAAGGTTCTTCCGCAATGCCACACAAAAAGAACCCTATTTCTGCAGAAAACCTTACTGGTCTTTCCCGTCTTATCCGTACCAACTCTGTTTCTGCTATGGAAAACCAGGCTCTCTGGCACGAGCGTGACATCAGTCACTCCTCTGTTGAGCGTGTAATTATGCCGGATACCACAATCCTCATGAACTACATGCTTAACCGTCTGTGCAATCTGATTTCCAACCTGCGTGTCATTCCTGAAAACATGGATCGCAATCTTGTTGGTTCAATGGGACTCTTCTTCTCCCAGCGTGTACTTCTTGGCCTTGTTGATACCGGCATGGGTCGTCAGGATGCGTATGTAATGGTGCAGAAATGTGCAATGGAAAGTTGGGATACAAAACAGCTTTTTGAAGACCTCGTTCGAAAAGATCCAGAAATCAGTGCACGCATCGCACCTGAAAAAATGGATGAAATCTTCGATGCAAAATACTACCTGCGTCATGAAGATCTGATTTTCGATCGCGTATTCAATTCATAG
- a CDS encoding FmdB family zinc ribbon protein has product MPIYEYRCNACEQIFEEWTTSCSESDESIKCPVCGGVAERIISNTTFVLKGGGWYVSEYGKNSAASNPAKKDIPSGSSGCSSSSSSSAS; this is encoded by the coding sequence ATGCCCATTTATGAATATCGCTGTAATGCGTGCGAACAAATTTTTGAAGAATGGACCACTTCCTGTTCTGAAAGTGACGAGTCCATTAAATGTCCTGTATGCGGTGGAGTAGCCGAGCGTATTATCTCCAACACTACTTTTGTGCTTAAAGGTGGTGGCTGGTATGTTTCCGAATATGGAAAAAACAGTGCGGCATCGAATCCCGCTAAAAAGGATATTCCATCCGGTTCTTCCGGGTGTTCCAGCTCCTCATCTTCTTCTGCATCTTGA
- the pyrE gene encoding orotate phosphoribosyltransferase: MAELKKRLAKLLYEKSYKEGDFTLASGKKSDYYFDCRQTALHPEGAWLIGNLFYELISGLENAAEIKGVGGMTLGADPLVSSTSVISFEKGGHLPALIVRKQPKGHGTGQGVEGLANFEDGDVVVMLEDVVTTGGSVITAIERIEASGLKVSCVCAVLDRDEGGREALAERGYNLVSIFNRKELVELATS, from the coding sequence ATGGCAGAACTTAAAAAACGACTTGCAAAACTTCTGTACGAGAAGTCTTACAAAGAAGGGGACTTCACTCTCGCTTCCGGCAAAAAGAGTGATTACTACTTCGACTGCCGTCAGACCGCTCTGCACCCTGAAGGTGCGTGGTTGATCGGCAACCTTTTCTACGAACTCATTTCCGGCCTTGAGAATGCAGCAGAAATTAAAGGCGTAGGCGGTATGACTCTTGGTGCGGACCCGCTTGTAAGCTCTACTTCTGTAATCTCCTTTGAAAAAGGCGGACACCTTCCTGCACTTATCGTGCGTAAGCAGCCTAAAGGTCATGGAACCGGACAGGGCGTTGAAGGTCTTGCTAATTTTGAAGATGGCGATGTAGTTGTTATGCTTGAAGATGTAGTAACTACTGGTGGCTCTGTTATTACTGCAATTGAGCGTATTGAAGCTTCTGGCCTCAAAGTGTCTTGCGTATGCGCAGTACTTGATCGTGATGAGGGTGGCCGCGAAGCGCTTGCAGAGCGTGGTTACAACCTTGTATCTATCTTTAACCGTAAAGAGCTTGTAGAACTTGCTACTAGCTAA
- the larE gene encoding ATP-dependent sacrificial sulfur transferase LarE: MVNTSKLQALEYKLKGFFSPVLAFSGGVDSRFLAHLMHRAEISFTAVHITGEHVPRAESAKALNWLQTHDVSYQALRLSPLSVPEIAENNKTRCYHCKRLLFSSIKELVQVNGGEGEQLVVIDGTNASDLGEYRPGLKALEELDVVSPLALCGITKDEVRELAKATGMEHFDQPATPCLLTRFSYGCTPDERLLQKIEECEAALKRYGLQNFRVRILDDGSQLLQVSTAEKGLLHKHHDAIEGTLRSAGFESAIIHCSERVSGFYDRK; the protein is encoded by the coding sequence ATGGTAAATACGTCTAAACTTCAAGCCCTTGAGTATAAGCTCAAGGGCTTTTTTTCTCCTGTATTGGCGTTTTCCGGTGGAGTGGACAGTCGTTTTCTGGCGCATCTCATGCACCGCGCAGAAATTAGCTTTACGGCAGTCCACATAACCGGTGAACATGTTCCCCGTGCGGAATCGGCTAAGGCTCTCAACTGGCTGCAAACGCATGATGTTTCGTATCAGGCTTTACGTCTTTCTCCGCTTTCTGTTCCGGAGATAGCGGAAAATAACAAGACTCGTTGTTATCACTGCAAGAGGCTGTTATTTTCTAGTATTAAAGAACTGGTTCAGGTCAATGGCGGAGAAGGAGAACAGCTCGTCGTTATCGATGGAACCAATGCTTCTGATCTGGGTGAATATCGTCCCGGGCTGAAGGCTTTGGAAGAGTTGGATGTTGTAAGCCCGCTCGCATTATGTGGAATCACTAAAGATGAAGTGCGTGAGTTGGCAAAAGCTACAGGCATGGAGCACTTTGACCAGCCTGCTACGCCGTGTCTGCTTACCCGCTTTTCATATGGTTGTACGCCGGATGAGCGTCTTTTGCAGAAGATTGAAGAGTGCGAGGCCGCACTTAAGCGTTACGGATTGCAGAATTTTAGAGTTCGTATCTTGGATGACGGCTCGCAGTTGCTTCAGGTGTCTACAGCAGAAAAAGGTCTATTGCATAAGCATCACGACGCTATTGAAGGTACCCTGCGCAGCGCAGGGTTTGAATCAGCAATAATTCACTGTTCTGAACGCGTAAGTGGATTTTACGACCGCAAATAG
- a CDS encoding DUF6800 family protein, giving the protein MAHKKHERKKELDRRRHRRKKAMKLRIKEAVAAKNA; this is encoded by the coding sequence ATGGCTCATAAAAAACATGAACGTAAGAAAGAACTCGATCGTCGTCGTCATCGCCGTAAAAAAGCAATGAAACTTCGCATTAAAGAAGCTGTTGCTGCTAAGAACGCATAA